A window from Citrobacter amalonaticus encodes these proteins:
- the znuC gene encoding zinc ABC transporter ATP-binding protein ZnuC, whose protein sequence is MTTLVSLENVSVSFGQRRVLSDVSLELRPGKILTLLGPNGAGKSTLVRVVLGLVAPDEGVITRNGKLRIGYVPQKLYLDTTLPLTVSRFLRLRPGTKKDDILPALKRVQAGHLIDAPMQKLSGGETQRVLLARALLNQPQLLVLDEPTQGVDVNGQVALYDLIDQLRRELDCAVLMVSHDLHLVMAKTDEVLCLNHHICCSGTPEIVSMHPEFISMFGPRGAEQLGIYRHHHNHRHDLQGRIVLRRGNGQS, encoded by the coding sequence ATGACGACTTTGGTTTCACTGGAAAATGTCTCGGTCTCTTTCGGCCAGCGCCGCGTCCTTTCTGACGTTTCGCTTGAACTGAGACCCGGAAAAATTTTAACGCTACTCGGCCCAAATGGCGCCGGGAAGTCAACGCTGGTTCGCGTCGTTCTCGGACTGGTCGCCCCGGATGAAGGGGTGATCACGCGTAATGGTAAGCTGCGAATTGGCTACGTTCCGCAGAAATTGTATCTCGATACCACCCTGCCGCTTACCGTCAGTCGTTTCTTACGCCTGCGCCCCGGTACGAAGAAAGATGACATCCTGCCGGCCCTGAAACGTGTACAGGCCGGGCATCTGATTGACGCGCCGATGCAAAAGCTCTCCGGCGGCGAGACGCAGCGCGTCCTGTTAGCGCGCGCGCTCCTCAATCAGCCACAGCTTCTGGTGCTTGACGAACCCACTCAGGGCGTAGATGTCAACGGCCAGGTCGCGCTGTACGACCTTATCGATCAGTTACGTCGTGAGCTGGATTGCGCCGTGCTGATGGTGTCCCATGACCTGCATCTGGTGATGGCAAAAACCGACGAAGTGTTGTGTCTGAATCATCACATTTGCTGTTCAGGTACTCCTGAAATCGTTTCCATGCACCCGGAATTTATCTCGATGTTCGGCCCTCGCGGCGCGGAGCAACTGGGAATTTACCGTCATCATCATAATCACCGCCACGACCTGCAGGGTCGTATTGTGTTGCGCCGGGGAAATGGTCAATCATGA